A segment of the Odoribacter splanchnicus DSM 20712 genome:
CCGCACAAAACATTGTGTATCAAATGACAAATTATTCCATATCAACTCATAACCTAAAATAGTCGTATTTTTAAACGCCCTCAAGCCTTCTTGTGCAATTGTAGAATGATCTTGGTGAATATCATGAAGACTTGGAATAAAAACCAAATCATATTTTTTGTTTTTTCTGATATTGATAAGTTCCTCTAATATCTCTTGCCTCACATAATTCAACTTTCTGACTTGATAATTAAAAATAATCAAATCATCAGGTTTTATTCCTAACTGCAAAGTTGCATTTCTCACCTCTGTTTTCAAAATATCCTTTGGAAATCCCTCTGGAACAGATTCTTCCGCTGTAGAAAATGCAACATAAGTAACCTTATTCCCAGCTAAAATCAACTTATTAATAGTACCTCCCAAACCTAGCTCACCATCATCTGTATGAGGTGCTAAAACTAATACATTTTCAATATCATGAAACATAGTTATTTACACATTTTACATTAATAAAATCTATTCCGGCATTTTTTGCAGCTAAATAATCCACTTCAGAATCTCCACACATAATCACACTCTCCTTTTCTACCTCATTCTCAATGACAATTTTGTCTATACAACACGCAGAAGGTTTAGGCACATATTCATTCGCATATATCACCTCTATCTTAGATAAGATTTCCTGTATATCCAAACTTTCTATTTTATTTTGCTGTTGTTCTCGATTCCCATTAGTCAATATATAAACTTTACATTTTCGATTTAATAAATATTCTAACACCATTTTCATCTCATCATAAACCTTTAAAACGACCTTTGTATGCCTTAAAAGAAATAACAAATCATTCATTTCTATTTTAGTTTTCAAGCCAAAATGAGATAACAACATATCAAAAAGCCCATGGTGCCCATATTTTTTAAAACTAGTAACTAAAAATGAAACATATTCTCCTGAATACCCTCCTACCTGCTTTTCGATAAATTTTCCAATATCATTATAGGCAGAAAATAAATAAACAGATTCATCATATAACGTATTATCCAAATCAAATATAATGACTTGATAAGAATCGAATAAATTATATTTTAACATATTTTTCATTCTGAATGCCGAGAGCCCCCCAATACCTCAATAACTTAGTTTCCCAATTAACTACCATTGGAGAAATCGTTTCTCCCAATAAATATTTAACTGAATTATATATAATATTTGCACCGGCAAATGTCGACATGACCATCGTACCTTGTATTCGCGGGTTTGACTCAAGTAACAACGGACGTCCATCCTCATGCAGTTTATATTGAAAACCAAAACAGAAATTCAAACCTAAATTCTCTGCTAATTTTTGAGAAGCGGAAATTAAAAAATCATTTTTTTCTAAAGAAGCTGCAAATGTTATACCGCTTCTAATCGCCAAGCGTTTTCTTGGAAGTGCAATAATTTCGTTTCCTAATCGACAAACATCTACTGTATATTCCTCTCCAGGCAAATATTCCATGACAATTAGTTCCGGAAATTCATCTCCCAAAACTGCATGTAATTCATCAATCGTAGTATAAAGACTTGAAGGTTTTTCTTCATAAAATGTTTTTTTACGATCAAAATCTTGGGCAATAACCCTCACCCCCCGCGAACCATTAGACAAAGGTGGTTTCACCACAAATTTATTTCGAGGCCAACCTAATTTAATTGCTTCATTCTTTAAATCAGTGAATGTTGAAACCAAACTATATTTGGCCACAGGAATATTAAGGCTTTCTGCTATTTGAAATAATTTGTATTTATTATTGGCCTTTTCAATTGCATCATAATTGGATACTACAATTCCAACTCCTATGTCTGAAAACATTTTTTTATGTTTTGCTAATAACAAAAGTTCTGCTGTATTTTGAGGAAGAATAGCCTTTACATTTCTATCTTTACAAATACTCATCAAATCCGACAAATATTCCTCTTCTTTTTTAGCAGGAGAAATAACACAAAACTCATCACACAAATATTTGCCTACAACAAAATCATTTATGTCCGTACCAATCACATGAAATGATCTATTATCATAATTCTGTTTTAAAGAATAAAGTGTTCCTTGAATGCCAGGCGCACCTGCCCCTGTCACAATAACAGCAATCGGTCTATTTTCCATCTTACTCATTAATATACTTCATAAAATCAAACGACAATTTCCTATAATTAAAATGAGAATTACAATATAATTTCCCTCGCATACCCATTTCTCCTAACTCTTGCTTTGAATAATTCATCATTTTTTCAATTCCATTTGCTACAGCCAATGCACCATCTCCGACTATCGTTATCCCACATTGAGCCTCAGCAACATAATTATTCGGAGGAGAGATGGTTTGTATCACTGGTTTGGCAGCCTGCATATAATCAAATAATTTCGTTTGGGAAGTACCATATTGATATAACGGTTGATTCTTTCCTCCCAAATACAAAACATCCATCTCTTTCAATAGGGATGGCACCATTCGTTTATCCACGGGATCAAGAAAATAAACATTATTCAATCCCTGTTTGTTTGCATCATTCATTAATTTTTCTTTTTCATTTCCTTTGCCAACAAATACTGCAACAATATCTTTATTTTTAATTAATGCCATTGCATCAATTAATACATCCAATGCATTTGAAAGAGCATGTCCCCCAATATATCCTAATATCTGCTTATTTTCTCGTTTCAAATTATAAAAGAAATTTTGCATTTCAGGAAGTAATTCAATTCCTTTACGCCATTCCTCCTCATCAAATCCATTGGGAACTATATATAATTTATTAATCGCAAGCCCGTGTTTCAACACATGTGCCCTCACATTGGGAAGAATTGATATACATTTATCACAATGTTTATAAGCGTAATTTTCAGCAACTTGTAAAGCTACAATGAAAGGATGATACTTAGAATATCCACCTAACAACATTGGAGACAATGGCCATAAATCATGTATTTCGAATACTAATTTAGCTTTAAAATGCTTTGCAATTCGATAAGCCGGATAAATATCCAACGGATAAGTAGAAGAAGCAATCACTACATTCGGCTCAAAATCCCCGATATATTTTTTATACCCCCACCACAATTTACTGACAAAAGAAAACATCGACCGAATCCTTCCTATTCCATTTCCCTTATACGCATTCAACTTTACCCAACGATAATGAATTCCTTCTATCAGATCTTCCTTTCCTTGAGGTTGTACTTTTCTTAAATGCGAGAAACTTCCCCCCACAATTAAAACCTGATGCCCGGCCTTTACCCATTCCTTAGCCATATAATAAGGACGAAACTCCATCCCTAGTTCAGGCGAACCGGCATAATGATTAATAAGAAGTATATTCATTTACAAATATTTTTGAATTAATTCTATCTCCTTGTGTATTGTATTTTCTACAGAAAAAGAAAAATCAGGAGAAACGAGAGGTTCGGGAATATCATTCAATCGACAATCAAATCGATTATTATCAATAAACAAAACATTCGGATAAGAATCCAGCATTTCATGACAAACAGCAATATCCGAAACAATCGTAGGTATCCCATACACAGCCATTTCGCACATCATCACTCCTTGCGCATCCAAACGAGTCGGCATTAAAGCATATTTATACGAATTCAACACACGGGGGATCTCTATAGGAGACAAAAAACGATTGATCAATGTAACATTAGCAGGGATATCGGTATAATTAAAATAGTTACCTCCCCCATATATATGGAAGGTCGATTCTGGATGACACTTCGCAAAATTCACAACAAGATCAATGGCATACTTTGACTGATCCAACGGGCGTATGGTTATAAAATCAGCTTTAAAATCATTTAAAACATATCCAGCCTCTTTTATATAAGGACTTATGCTATTATTTATAATATGGCTTGGGGCTGTAAAAAATTCGTGTTTCAATTTCAATGAACGTATAGCAGCCTCATACATCCAATCGCTCACAAAAACCAAATCACACTTCCCGCTTGCTACAAATTTTTTCAGATAATACCTCATGACCGGTAATTTTATCTGATCATACAGTCGTAAAAACCGATATTCCCGTTTTGCAGCCTTGTTAAAATCATAAGGACGAGGATAATACTTCTTAGTAGATAATACCTCGTGACCATGAAAAAACAAAATCAATCGATCCAAATACTTCCATGTTTTTAGTATAAAAAATAAGTGATTTTTTATATTCGGAGCATGCGCAATAAGTATCACCTTTTCAGATTTTCGTAAAAGTTCCTTACCTTTCTGCAAAGTATAGACCTGTACCTCATCATAAATATAAGAACAATTACAAGCAAAAGAAATCACTTTTACATCCAATCCTGTTTTCAAATATTCTTTTATTCTCGGATGTACAAAAGCCATTGAATATTTATCCTTTTCGGAAGGATAATTTTGGCAAAGAACAAAAACACTATGCATATATCAATATAAAGCCTTTACAATTCTACTACATGCTTTCCCGTCCCCATACGGATTAATCGCCTTACTCATCTTTTCATAATATTCCTGGCTATCCAATAAACCGGAGACTTCATTTACAATCTTATCATAATCCGTTCCCACTAACTTCACCGTTCCTGCTTCTAACGCCTCCGGACGTTCTGTCGTATCACGCATCACCAAGACAGGTTTACCCAATCCCGGTGCCTCTTCCTGAATACCGCCACTATCAGTCAAGACAATAGCAGACTTCTCCATCAGATAAACAAAACTCAAATATTCCAACGGTTCGATAAAAAACAGATTTGCCCTCTGGCTTTCTCCGAAGACTTCATGAATCGGTTTGCGTACATTAGGATTTAAATGCATCGGATAAACAAAATCCACTTCTGGATATTTTTCCGAAAGTGACTTTATGGCTTTACACATAGAAATAAAACCATCTCCGAAATTCTCCCGGCGATGTCCGGTTATTAAAACAAGTTTTCTTCCATCCGACAAACGGCTAATGTCATATCCCGACGCTTTTAAAACCTTTTCCAATTCACAAGAAAGTATTCCATCATTTTTAATTTTCTCTACCACCATATACAGAGCATCGATTACCGTATTGCCTGTTACGATAATTTGTTCTCCCGAAATACCTTCCTGTAATAAATTATCCTTACTCAATGAAGTCGGCGCAAAATGATAGGTAGCAATACGTCCGGTAATCTGTCGGTTCACTTCCTCCGGCCATGGACTGTAAATATTGTGTGTCCGAAGTCCTGCCTCGATATGCCCCACAGGAATCTGCTGATAAAAAGCGGCCAATGCCGCTGCCGTGGAAGTAGTCGTATCCCCATGAACCAAAACAATATCCGGTCGTGTTTCCTTCAATACATCCCGCATACCAGTCAGCACCCTTGCCGTAACATCGTACAAATCCTGTCCCTGCTTCATGATATTTAGGGATATTCAGTAAATAGTATAAAATTAGCCAACTAATTCATACACAAAATGTTGCGAATTAGTTGGCTTTTTTGTATCTTTAGGTATTCCCCCGCAAATAAGGTTTGGAATCCAAAACGGGGGAAATTCCCCAACAAAGATATGGCTAAGATACAAAATATTTCGGAAATTCACCCTACTTTGGGCTTTACAGAATTTGATATTATAGAAAAATATCGCAAGAGTTTTCATGAGAGTGAGCTTGGCAGGCTTCATTCGGTGTTTCCGTTTGAGCGTATGGCAAAGACCATGGGCCTGTCGGAACAGCGACTGGGACGCAGGAACATCTTCAGTCCTTCGGCGAAGATCGCCCTTATGGTCCTGAAGGCGTACACCGGATTCTCTGACAGGCAGCTGGTGGAACATCTTAACGGGAACATACACTACCAGATGTTCTGCGGGATTATGATAAATCCGTCCTTTCCCATAACCAACTACAAGATAGTCAGTGCCATCCGCAATGAGATAGCGTCCCGTCTTGATGTTGATTCCCTCCAGGAAGTGCTGGCTTCACACTGGAAACCCTATCTTGACAGCCTTCACGTCTGTATGACCGATGCCACATGCTATGAGAGCCATATGCGTTTTCCTACGGATATGAAACTCCTTTGGGAAAGTCTGGAATGGCTCTACAGGCAAATCTGCCTTCATTGCAGAGATTTGGGTATAAGGCGTCCGCGCAACAAGTATGCGGATGTGGCGAAGTCCTATCTGTCCTACTGACAAGAAGAGAAAGAGGAAGGCTTCAAGGACAAGGATGCTCAAGCGTCGTATGATCAGACTCCTTGAAAAGCTCCTCATACAGAGGGATGAAATCCATAGAGAACATGGAACCTCACTCCGATATACCCAGGATTACCAGAAGCGTCTTTCCATCATCAGAAAGGTT
Coding sequences within it:
- a CDS encoding PIG-L deacetylase family protein, translating into MFHDIENVLVLAPHTDDGELGLGGTINKLILAGNKVTYVAFSTAEESVPEGFPKDILKTEVRNATLQLGIKPDDLIIFNYQVRKLNYVRQEILEELINIRKNKKYDLVFIPSLHDIHQDHSTIAQEGLRAFKNTTILGYELIWNNLSFDTQCFVRLSQENIDVKIRALKEYHSQGKRNYLSEEFVYSLARARGVQVGCEFAEAFEVVRLFL
- a CDS encoding HAD-IA family hydrolase; protein product: MLKYNLFDSYQVIIFDLDNTLYDESVYLFSAYNDIGKFIEKQVGGYSGEYVSFLVTSFKKYGHHGLFDMLLSHFGLKTKIEMNDLLFLLRHTKVVLKVYDEMKMVLEYLLNRKCKVYILTNGNREQQQNKIESLDIQEILSKIEVIYANEYVPKPSACCIDKIVIENEVEKESVIMCGDSEVDYLAAKNAGIDFINVKCVNNYVS
- a CDS encoding ATP-grasp domain-containing protein — encoded protein: MENRPIAVIVTGAGAPGIQGTLYSLKQNYDNRSFHVIGTDINDFVVGKYLCDEFCVISPAKKEEEYLSDLMSICKDRNVKAILPQNTAELLLLAKHKKMFSDIGVGIVVSNYDAIEKANNKYKLFQIAESLNIPVAKYSLVSTFTDLKNEAIKLGWPRNKFVVKPPLSNGSRGVRVIAQDFDRKKTFYEEKPSSLYTTIDELHAVLGDEFPELIVMEYLPGEEYTVDVCRLGNEIIALPRKRLAIRSGITFAASLEKNDFLISASQKLAENLGLNFCFGFQYKLHEDGRPLLLESNPRIQGTMVMSTFAGANIIYNSVKYLLGETISPMVVNWETKLLRYWGALGIQNEKYVKI
- a CDS encoding glycosyltransferase family 4 protein, translated to MNILLINHYAGSPELGMEFRPYYMAKEWVKAGHQVLIVGGSFSHLRKVQPQGKEDLIEGIHYRWVKLNAYKGNGIGRIRSMFSFVSKLWWGYKKYIGDFEPNVVIASSTYPLDIYPAYRIAKHFKAKLVFEIHDLWPLSPMLLGGYSKYHPFIVALQVAENYAYKHCDKCISILPNVRAHVLKHGLAINKLYIVPNGFDEEEWRKGIELLPEMQNFFYNLKRENKQILGYIGGHALSNALDVLIDAMALIKNKDIVAVFVGKGNEKEKLMNDANKQGLNNVYFLDPVDKRMVPSLLKEMDVLYLGGKNQPLYQYGTSQTKLFDYMQAAKPVIQTISPPNNYVAEAQCGITIVGDGALAVANGIEKMMNYSKQELGEMGMRGKLYCNSHFNYRKLSFDFMKYINE
- a CDS encoding glycosyltransferase family protein, with product MDVKVISFACNCSYIYDEVQVYTLQKGKELLRKSEKVILIAHAPNIKNHLFFILKTWKYLDRLILFFHGHEVLSTKKYYPRPYDFNKAAKREYRFLRLYDQIKLPVMRYYLKKFVASGKCDLVFVSDWMYEAAIRSLKLKHEFFTAPSHIINNSISPYIKEAGYVLNDFKADFITIRPLDQSKYAIDLVVNFAKCHPESTFHIYGGGNYFNYTDIPANVTLINRFLSPIEIPRVLNSYKYALMPTRLDAQGVMMCEMAVYGIPTIVSDIAVCHEMLDSYPNVLFIDNNRFDCRLNDIPEPLVSPDFSFSVENTIHKEIELIQKYL